From a single Sphaeramia orbicularis chromosome 4, fSphaOr1.1, whole genome shotgun sequence genomic region:
- the LOC115417483 gene encoding prostaglandin E2 receptor EP4 subtype-like: protein MERKPKRKKEPLFFLFVYRIHPIHPARLSILKPDTPRCSHLCVTAPVVNRMWILGKQRMRLPEKVPELTPYLLLMGINEEVQSQMSGRQKEPSLTNSSAWMYATMENPNFTHDPAHINETVVQRSTAQPVNSAITLPIFMFAGGAIGNLIAIIVLSVSRHRQKSSAFYTLVCGLAVTDLLGTCLASPITIANYLDQDVLTDRHLCEFMSFVLLFFSLTGLSIICAMAAERYWAICCPYTYQSWGVDRRFAHRFLLVIYISHIFFCCLPMMGMAQSELQKSQTWCFISWGAAYSVLYGAVSLALILGTILLNLAVCGALLLMRQRTAQRPATRASVRERWRALSSAAETQMIAVLVMTSAVVLACSAPLVVRVFANHYVPKTDPDADRAAILIASVNPILDPWIYILLRRSLFRRLRTLSRRGSSARSASHPSPERNLFYPDIMRDSHVITQLMCSANVITQLPTTVKFTSYDAENLQQT from the exons ATGGAGcggaaaccaaaaagaaaaaaagagcccctttttttcctgtttgtttatcGCATCCATCCCATCCATCCCGCCAGGCTCAGTATATTAAAGCCAGACACGCCTCGCTGCTCCCATCTGTGCGTAACGGCCCCGGTGGTGAACCGCATGTGGATTCTTGGAAAGCAGAGGATGAGACTGCCAGAGAAGGTTCCCGAGCTCACCCCTTATCTTTTACTTATGGGAATAAACGAGGAAGTCCAGTCCCAAATGAGCGGCAGACAGAAGGAGCCATCACTCACCAACAGCAGCGCGTGGATGTACGCGACCATGGAAAACCCGAACTTTACGCACGACCCAGCGCACATAAATGAGACTGTGGTTCAACGCTCCACAGCCCAGCCTGTCAACTCAGCCATCACTTTACCCATTTTTATGTTCGCTGGAGGCGCCATTGGAAATTTAATAGCCATAATAGTTCTGTCGGTGTCGCGGCACCGGCAGAAATCGTCCGCGTTCTACACCCTGGTGTGCGGGCTGGCGGTGACGGACCTGCTGGGCACCTGTTTGGCGAGTCCGATCACCATCGCCAACTACCTGGACCAGGATGTGCTGACGGACAGGCACCTGTGCGAGTTCATGTCCTTCGTGTTGCTCTTTTTCAGTCTAACCGGACTCAGCATCATCTGCGCCATGGCTGCGGAGCGCTACTGGGCCATCTGCTGCCCCTACACCTACCAGAGCTGGGGGGTGGACCGCCGCTTCGCGCACAGGTTCCTCTTGGTCATCTACATCAGTCACATCTTCTTCTGTTGTCTCCCGATGATGGGCATGGCGCAGAGCGAGCTGCAGAAGTCCCAGACCTGGTGCTTCATCTCCTGGGGGGCCGCCTACTCGGTCCTGTACGGGGCCGTGAGCCTGGCGCTCATCCTGGGGACCATCCTGCTGAACCTGGCGGTGTGCGGCGCGCTGCTGCTCATGCGCCAGAGGACCGCGCAGAGGCCGGCGACCAGAGCCAGCGTCCGGGAGCGGTGGAGAGCCCTGTCCTCCGCCGCGGAGACGCAGATGATCGCGGTGCTGGTGATGACGTCAGCCGTGGTTCTGGCCTGTTCGGCTCCGCTGGTG GTCCGTGTGTTTGCCAACCACTACGTGCCTAAAACTGACCCCGATGCCGACCGCGCCGCCATCCTGATCGCTTCAGTGAACCCCATCCTGGACCCCTGGATCTACATCCTCCTCAGACGGTCTCTGTTCCGCCGTTTGAGGACTTTGTCCAGGAGGGGCAGCAGCGCTCGCAGTGCCTCCCACCCCTCCCCAGAGAGGAACCTGTTCTACCCAGACATCATGAGGGACAGTCATGTGATCACACAGCTCATGTGCAGCGCCAATGTCATCACCCAACTGCCCACCACCGTCAAATTCACCTCGTATGACGCAGAGAACCTCCAGCAGACGTAA